In Rhabdothermincola sediminis, the following are encoded in one genomic region:
- the purE gene encoding 5-(carboxyamino)imidazole ribonucleotide mutase, with protein MKVAVLMGSASDQDKMRPASETLARYGIEADVRVLSAHRNPDQVVELVSSAREQGYVAFICGAGMAAHLAGVVAAHTTLPVVGVPLSGGALNGVDALYSTVQMPKGIPVATVAVDGAMNAALLVVEMLAIRDAELAEKLAEHRREMAGG; from the coding sequence ATGAAGGTCGCCGTGCTGATGGGATCCGCGTCCGATCAGGACAAGATGCGCCCCGCATCCGAGACCCTGGCCCGCTACGGCATCGAGGCCGACGTGCGCGTGCTCTCCGCTCACCGGAACCCCGATCAGGTGGTCGAGCTGGTGTCGTCTGCCCGGGAGCAGGGCTACGTGGCCTTCATCTGCGGAGCTGGGATGGCCGCCCACCTGGCTGGTGTGGTGGCCGCGCACACCACGCTGCCAGTGGTGGGGGTGCCGCTGTCGGGAGGCGCGCTGAACGGCGTCGACGCGCTCTACTCGACGGTGCAGATGCCCAAGGGCATCCCGGTTGCCACCGTCGCGGTCGATGGGGCGATGAACGCCGCGTTGCTCGTGGTCGAGATGCTCGCCATCCGTGATGCGGAGTTGGCCGAGAAGCTGGCGGAGCACAGGCGGGAGATGGCGGGAGGGTGA
- the purB gene encoding adenylosuccinate lyase, producing the protein MSEVPNVLAARYASRPLVELWSPRQKVVLERELWLAVLTAQRDLGVEVPDEAIEAYRAVIDQVDLESIAERERRTRHDVKARIDEFTQLAGYEHIHKGMTSRDLTENVEQLQVRRSLELVRDRAVAALARLAELAGEHAALVMAGRSHNVPAQATTLGKRFANVGEELLVAFERLEALIERYPLRGIKGPVGTQQDQLELFGGDAAKVAQLEQLVARHLGFERVLANVGQVYPRSLDLDVVSCLLQLVAAPSSLALTIRLMAGHELVTEGFREGQVGSSAMPHKMNTRSCERINGLTTVLRGHLTMVAALAGDQWNEGDVSCSVVRRVALPDAFFATDGVFQTLLNVLEEFGVYPAVIERELRRYLPFLATTKVLMAAVQRGVGREQAHEVIREHAVATALAMRQQGAQANDLLDRLAGDDRLRLAPADLEAVLAEPLAFVGVAPQQVAAFIAAVEPIVSRFPGATGYRPDPIL; encoded by the coding sequence GTGAGCGAGGTCCCCAACGTCCTGGCAGCCCGCTATGCCAGCCGGCCGTTGGTCGAACTGTGGTCTCCGCGCCAGAAAGTCGTGCTGGAGCGCGAGCTGTGGCTGGCCGTGCTGACCGCGCAACGTGATCTGGGAGTCGAGGTTCCCGACGAGGCCATCGAGGCCTACCGGGCGGTCATCGACCAGGTCGACCTCGAATCGATCGCCGAGCGGGAGCGTCGAACCCGCCACGACGTGAAGGCCAGGATCGACGAGTTCACCCAGCTCGCGGGCTACGAGCACATCCACAAGGGCATGACCTCCCGCGACCTGACCGAGAACGTGGAGCAACTGCAGGTGCGGCGCTCGCTGGAGCTGGTGCGGGACCGGGCGGTCGCCGCTCTCGCTCGCCTGGCCGAGCTCGCCGGTGAGCACGCCGCACTCGTCATGGCAGGGCGCAGCCACAACGTCCCCGCGCAGGCCACGACCCTCGGCAAGCGGTTCGCCAACGTCGGTGAGGAGCTGCTGGTGGCCTTCGAGCGGCTCGAGGCGCTCATCGAGCGGTATCCCCTGCGCGGCATCAAAGGACCGGTCGGCACCCAGCAAGATCAGCTCGAGCTGTTCGGTGGTGATGCCGCCAAGGTTGCCCAGCTCGAGCAGCTCGTCGCGCGTCACCTCGGTTTCGAGCGGGTGCTGGCCAACGTCGGCCAGGTCTACCCGCGCTCGCTCGACCTCGACGTGGTGTCCTGCCTTCTGCAGCTCGTGGCCGCGCCCTCGAGTCTGGCGCTCACCATCCGGTTGATGGCCGGCCACGAACTCGTCACCGAGGGATTCCGAGAGGGACAGGTCGGGTCGTCCGCCATGCCACACAAGATGAACACCCGATCCTGCGAACGCATCAACGGGCTGACCACTGTGCTGCGCGGCCACCTGACGATGGTGGCGGCCCTCGCCGGCGATCAGTGGAACGAGGGGGACGTCAGCTGCTCGGTGGTGCGACGGGTCGCGCTCCCCGATGCGTTCTTCGCCACCGACGGGGTGTTCCAGACTCTGCTCAACGTGCTCGAGGAGTTCGGCGTCTACCCCGCGGTCATCGAGCGTGAGCTGCGACGGTACCTGCCGTTCCTGGCCACGACCAAGGTCCTCATGGCGGCCGTCCAGCGCGGGGTGGGGCGGGAGCAGGCACACGAGGTCATCCGTGAGCACGCGGTGGCCACGGCACTGGCCATGCGACAGCAGGGTGCACAGGCCAACGATCTGCTCGACCGGTTGGCCGGCGACGATCGTCTCCGTCTGGCGCCGGCCGACCTGGAGGCGGTGCTGGCGGAACCGCTGGCGTTCGTGGGTGTCGCGCCGCAACAGGTGGCGGCCTTCATCGCAGCGGTCGAGCCGATCGTCAGCCGCTTTCCCGGCGCCACCGGATACCGACCGGACCCCATCTTGTGA
- a CDS encoding phosphoribosylaminoimidazolesuccinocarboxamide synthase: MTELRHLYSGKVRDIYELDEDRLLLVTSDRISAFDVVMAEPIPDKGRVLTAMSAFWFEHFADVVRSHLISTALDDLPPECRKPEWEGRTMLCRRADMLPIECIVRGYLTGSAWKEYRSAGTMHGTPLPDGLLESSQLPEPVFTPSTKAEEGHDVNISFDDAVALVGAELAERARAISLELYSRGAAWAAERGIIIADTKFELGLVDGELVVADEVLTPDSSRLWPADQWHPGSAPPSFDKQPVRDYLDALDWDKQPPPPPLPDDVVKATRDRYVEAYERITGRSFDDWPGVSRVGD; the protein is encoded by the coding sequence GTGACCGAGCTCAGACATCTCTACAGCGGCAAGGTCCGCGACATCTACGAACTGGACGAGGATCGCTTGCTGCTCGTCACCTCGGATCGGATCTCCGCGTTCGATGTTGTCATGGCCGAGCCGATCCCCGACAAGGGCCGGGTGCTGACCGCGATGTCGGCCTTCTGGTTCGAGCATTTCGCCGACGTGGTTCGCAGCCACCTGATCTCCACCGCGCTCGACGACCTTCCGCCTGAGTGTCGCAAGCCTGAGTGGGAGGGCCGCACGATGTTGTGCCGCCGCGCCGACATGCTGCCGATCGAGTGCATCGTTCGGGGCTATCTCACCGGGTCCGCTTGGAAGGAATACCGCAGCGCGGGAACCATGCATGGCACGCCACTGCCCGACGGGCTCCTCGAGTCCTCGCAGCTCCCGGAGCCGGTGTTCACCCCATCGACGAAGGCCGAAGAGGGGCACGACGTCAACATCTCGTTCGACGATGCCGTGGCTCTGGTCGGAGCCGAGCTGGCGGAGCGTGCCCGGGCCATCTCCCTCGAGCTGTACTCGAGGGGCGCAGCGTGGGCGGCGGAGCGCGGCATCATCATCGCCGACACCAAGTTCGAGCTCGGTCTCGTCGACGGCGAGTTGGTGGTGGCCGACGAGGTGCTCACCCCCGACTCATCCCGCTTGTGGCCCGCCGATCAGTGGCACCCAGGATCGGCTCCCCCGTCGTTCGACAAGCAGCCGGTGCGCGATTACCTCGACGCGCTCGACTGGGACAAGCAACCGCCGCCGCCCCCGCTGCCTGATGACGTGGTGAAGGCGACCCGCGACCGCTACGTCGAGGCCTACGAGCGCATCACCGGCCGGTCGTTCGATGATTGGCCCGGGGTGAGCCGGGTGGGAGACTGA
- the purS gene encoding phosphoribosylformylglycinamidine synthase subunit PurS, with amino-acid sequence MLFSVQVEVRLRDGIADPQGATIERALPTLGFPGVRDVRVGKSIRFVIESVDEAAARAEVEDMCRRFLTNPVIEDSSIHLEPVGVTTA; translated from the coding sequence ATGCTGTTCTCGGTGCAGGTCGAAGTCCGGTTACGGGACGGGATCGCCGACCCGCAAGGCGCCACCATCGAACGGGCGCTTCCCACGCTGGGTTTCCCGGGGGTGCGTGACGTGCGGGTCGGCAAGAGCATCCGTTTCGTCATCGAGTCGGTGGATGAAGCCGCGGCGCGAGCCGAGGTGGAGGACATGTGCCGGCGGTTCCTCACCAATCCGGTCATCGAGGATTCGTCGATCCACCTGGAGCCGGTGGGGGTGACGACGGCGTGA
- the purQ gene encoding phosphoribosylformylglycinamidine synthase subunit PurQ, with protein MSARVGVVLFPGSNCEQDVVEAVEALGGRADILWHGDPSLHGVDAVVVPGGFAHGDYLRPGAIARFSPVMSAVREFADAGGPVVGICNGFQVLTEAGLLPGALQKNRGLKFLCRIVELRVETTNSVLTSAGEAGAVLRVPINHFEGNYTCSPETLAELRGEDRVILRYVDNPNGSIDDIAGICSAGRNVVGLMPHPERASHPLLGSTDGVSLLRSLLDAAERMSSTASSGALRTSRG; from the coding sequence GTGAGCGCCCGGGTGGGGGTGGTGCTGTTCCCCGGGTCCAACTGCGAGCAGGACGTCGTGGAGGCAGTGGAGGCCCTGGGTGGCCGAGCCGACATCCTGTGGCACGGCGATCCGTCGTTGCACGGCGTCGATGCGGTCGTGGTGCCCGGGGGCTTCGCCCACGGCGACTACCTGCGGCCGGGCGCCATCGCCCGCTTCTCACCGGTGATGTCAGCGGTGCGCGAGTTCGCCGACGCCGGTGGGCCGGTGGTGGGTATCTGCAACGGCTTCCAGGTGCTCACCGAGGCCGGGCTGCTGCCGGGCGCGTTGCAGAAGAATCGGGGACTCAAGTTCCTCTGTCGCATCGTGGAGCTGCGGGTCGAAACCACGAATTCGGTGCTGACGTCTGCGGGGGAGGCGGGTGCGGTGCTCCGGGTGCCGATCAACCACTTCGAGGGCAACTACACCTGCAGCCCGGAGACCCTGGCCGAGCTTCGGGGCGAGGACCGCGTGATCCTTCGTTATGTCGACAACCCGAATGGTTCGATCGACGACATCGCGGGTATCTGCTCGGCCGGGCGAAATGTGGTGGGGCTGATGCCTCATCCGGAGCGGGCGAGCCACCCGCTGCTCGGGAGCACCGACGGAGTGTCCTTGCTGCGCTCGTTGCTCGATGCGGCCGAACGGATGAGTTCGACCGCATCGAGCGGTGCTCTCAGGACGAGCCGCGGGTGA
- the purL gene encoding phosphoribosylformylglycinamidine synthase subunit PurL: MAESIHRSLGLTDGEYDEIVRILGREPNHLELAMYSVMWSEHCSYKSSRIHLKRLPTEGEAVLVGPGENAGVVDVGDGIAAALRIESHNHPSAIEPYQGAATGAGGILRDIFTMGARPIALMDPLRFGSLDDARSRWIAEGVVSGISGYGNSVGVPTVGGETVFDETYSENPLVNVLCLGLLPVDRLVLGQATGVGNLAVLLGATTGRDGIGGVSVLASAGFGDAESDAAKRPSVQVGDPFEEKRLIEACLELLDRGLVVGIQDLGGAGLTCATSETASRGGMGMDVDVRSVPLREEGMAPFEIMTSESQERMLAIVEPEHLDEVLEICNRWEVRASVVGKVTPGPATGARDGGRLRILDGWDGEVLADIPAASLHEDAPLYDRPCTAPGSFDENLRVRSAAPLPDSKDPAGDLLDLLTDTSWVWTQYDHQLFLNTVEGPGGDAVVLRLKHPRTGVDTGRGLALTTDGNHRWCAVDPRAGTALTVAESVMNLACVGARPVAVVNCLNFGNPEHPEVMWQFSEAVDGMAEACRAFGLPVIGGNVSFYNESSGADIDPTPVIGMLGLIDRLDRRPPGVGFVEGGRLLVVGVTQPELSGSAWARAKGHRGGHLPALDHSHHLAVAAVVRTLVAGGLLAGVHDVSGGGLGLALAEMAVRSGIGFQAARIADHRELFSESPSRAVLCVVPELVSAVENVCAEAGVPVQRVGVATGDRLSVKGLFEVGLEEATGAWRDRLPVALGSGTTQG; this comes from the coding sequence ATGGCTGAATCGATCCATCGCTCGTTGGGCCTGACCGACGGGGAATACGACGAGATCGTGCGCATACTCGGGCGGGAGCCGAACCACCTCGAGCTGGCCATGTACTCGGTCATGTGGTCGGAGCACTGCTCCTACAAGTCCTCTCGCATCCACCTGAAGCGGCTGCCGACCGAGGGTGAGGCGGTGCTGGTGGGACCGGGCGAGAACGCTGGCGTGGTCGACGTGGGCGACGGCATCGCGGCCGCCCTGCGCATCGAGAGCCACAACCACCCCTCCGCCATCGAGCCCTACCAAGGGGCGGCCACCGGGGCGGGCGGCATCCTGCGGGACATCTTCACCATGGGGGCTCGGCCGATCGCCCTCATGGACCCGCTGCGCTTCGGCTCCCTCGACGACGCCCGGAGCCGCTGGATCGCCGAAGGGGTGGTGAGTGGCATCTCCGGCTACGGCAACTCCGTGGGCGTGCCCACCGTGGGAGGCGAGACCGTCTTCGACGAGACCTACTCCGAGAACCCGCTGGTCAACGTGCTGTGCTTGGGGCTGCTGCCGGTCGACAGACTGGTCCTCGGCCAGGCGACGGGGGTCGGCAACCTCGCCGTGCTGCTCGGGGCGACCACCGGCCGTGACGGCATCGGTGGCGTCAGTGTGCTCGCCTCGGCGGGCTTCGGCGATGCCGAGTCGGATGCGGCGAAGCGCCCGAGCGTCCAGGTCGGCGACCCGTTCGAGGAGAAGCGCCTGATCGAGGCCTGCCTGGAGCTGCTCGACCGGGGTCTGGTCGTCGGTATCCAGGACCTCGGCGGCGCGGGGCTGACCTGCGCGACGAGCGAGACGGCGTCGCGCGGCGGCATGGGCATGGATGTCGACGTCCGGTCGGTGCCGCTGCGCGAGGAGGGTATGGCGCCCTTCGAGATCATGACCTCCGAGTCCCAGGAGCGGATGCTGGCCATCGTCGAACCGGAGCATCTCGACGAGGTCCTCGAGATCTGCAATCGCTGGGAAGTGCGGGCCAGCGTGGTCGGCAAGGTCACGCCCGGGCCTGCAACCGGGGCCCGCGACGGCGGCCGTCTCCGGATCCTCGACGGCTGGGATGGGGAGGTCCTCGCCGACATCCCCGCCGCCTCCCTCCATGAGGACGCCCCCCTCTACGACCGGCCGTGCACGGCGCCGGGCTCTTTCGACGAGAACCTCCGGGTGCGCTCGGCCGCGCCGCTGCCGGACTCCAAGGACCCGGCCGGTGACCTGCTCGATCTGCTCACCGACACCTCGTGGGTCTGGACCCAGTACGACCACCAGCTCTTCCTCAACACCGTCGAGGGTCCGGGCGGTGACGCCGTGGTGCTGCGCCTGAAGCACCCCCGCACCGGTGTCGACACCGGCCGGGGGCTCGCGCTCACCACCGACGGGAACCACCGTTGGTGCGCGGTGGACCCCCGCGCCGGGACAGCGCTGACCGTCGCCGAGTCGGTGATGAACCTGGCTTGCGTCGGGGCCCGCCCGGTGGCGGTGGTCAACTGCCTCAATTTCGGCAACCCCGAGCATCCCGAGGTGATGTGGCAGTTCTCCGAGGCGGTGGACGGCATGGCGGAGGCATGCCGTGCGTTCGGGCTGCCGGTGATCGGCGGGAACGTGAGCTTCTACAACGAATCCAGCGGCGCCGACATCGACCCCACCCCGGTCATCGGGATGCTCGGGTTGATCGATCGCCTCGACCGCCGGCCGCCCGGCGTGGGATTCGTCGAAGGGGGGCGCCTGCTCGTGGTCGGCGTCACCCAGCCTGAGCTGAGCGGCAGCGCGTGGGCGCGGGCCAAGGGACACCGTGGCGGGCACCTGCCTGCTCTCGACCACTCCCACCACCTGGCGGTGGCCGCGGTGGTGCGCACCCTGGTGGCCGGTGGCCTGCTGGCGGGGGTGCACGACGTGTCCGGCGGTGGCCTGGGGCTGGCCCTGGCGGAGATGGCGGTGCGCTCGGGCATCGGTTTCCAGGCGGCTCGGATCGCTGATCATCGGGAGCTGTTCAGCGAGTCACCGTCGAGGGCGGTGCTGTGCGTCGTCCCCGAGCTGGTGAGCGCGGTCGAGAACGTGTGCGCCGAGGCCGGCGTCCCGGTGCAGCGGGTCGGCGTGGCCACGGGCGACCGACTCTCGGTGAAGGGGTTGTTCGAGGTGGGCCTGGAGGAGGCGACCGGTGCGTGGCGAGACCGCCTCCCGGTCGCCCTGGGCTCAGGCACGACCCAGGGCTGA
- the purF gene encoding amidophosphoribosyltransferase, whose product MSQPAHDALAEDGALSSSDCDGDTPKEACGVFAVYAPAQPVAHLSYLGLYALQHRGQESAGMAVSDGQTITVVKDMGLVSNVFDERTLAALDGHLAIGHTRYSTTGSSTWRNAQPVYRDVGEHTFALGHNGNLVNTEALAEGAGMLPGTVTSDSDLVAELVAAELAREPYQSSDGRALERALTKVLPRLRGAFSFVLMDEGHVIGVRDPNGFRPLCLGKLDHGWVLASETPALDVVGAHFVRELEPGEMVVIDATGCRSVRVFPQEEIDPKLCLFEFVYFARPDSMLYGQGVHAARVRMGEELADQAPVEADMVMGVPESGLPAAEGYARRSGIPFGQGLVKNRYIGRTFIAPNQSMRALGVRMKLNPLRENIAGKRLVVVDDSIVRGTTTRAMVQMLREAGAKEIHLRVSSPPYKWPCFYGMDTGQRGELIAASLSVEEIRDYIGADTLAYLSLDRLIHATGAVGAGFCTACLTGVYPVAVPDQLTKTVLEPATLAAPEPQAVTLGAVFESDVGLPARQAAGIEE is encoded by the coding sequence GTGAGCCAGCCCGCCCATGACGCTCTCGCTGAGGACGGCGCGCTCTCCAGCTCCGACTGCGACGGCGACACGCCGAAGGAGGCGTGCGGCGTGTTCGCCGTGTACGCACCGGCTCAGCCGGTCGCCCACCTGTCCTACCTCGGTCTCTACGCCCTCCAGCACCGCGGCCAGGAGTCTGCCGGCATGGCGGTCAGCGACGGCCAGACCATCACCGTGGTGAAGGACATGGGGCTGGTGTCGAACGTGTTCGACGAGCGCACCCTGGCGGCTCTCGACGGCCACCTGGCCATCGGCCACACCCGGTACAGCACCACGGGTTCGAGTACGTGGCGCAATGCCCAGCCGGTGTATCGCGATGTGGGCGAGCACACGTTCGCACTGGGGCACAACGGCAACCTGGTGAACACGGAGGCGCTCGCCGAGGGAGCTGGCATGCTGCCCGGCACGGTGACCAGCGACAGCGACCTGGTGGCCGAGCTGGTCGCCGCCGAGCTGGCCCGGGAGCCCTACCAGTCCTCCGATGGCCGAGCCCTGGAGCGGGCGCTGACGAAGGTGCTGCCCAGGCTCCGCGGCGCCTTCTCGTTCGTCCTCATGGACGAAGGTCACGTCATCGGGGTCCGAGACCCCAACGGCTTCCGCCCGCTGTGCCTCGGCAAGCTGGACCACGGCTGGGTGCTCGCCTCGGAGACCCCTGCGCTCGACGTGGTGGGCGCCCACTTCGTCCGTGAGCTCGAACCGGGCGAGATGGTGGTCATCGACGCCACCGGCTGCCGGTCGGTCCGGGTGTTCCCGCAGGAGGAGATCGACCCGAAGCTCTGCCTCTTCGAGTTCGTGTACTTCGCCCGCCCCGACAGCATGCTGTACGGCCAAGGCGTGCATGCGGCTCGGGTTCGCATGGGCGAAGAGCTGGCCGACCAGGCTCCCGTCGAAGCCGACATGGTCATGGGTGTTCCCGAGTCGGGCCTGCCGGCGGCCGAGGGCTACGCACGGCGCAGCGGCATCCCCTTCGGTCAGGGGCTGGTGAAGAACCGCTACATCGGCCGCACCTTCATCGCGCCGAACCAGTCGATGCGCGCTCTCGGGGTGCGCATGAAGCTGAACCCCCTGCGTGAGAACATCGCCGGCAAGCGCCTGGTGGTGGTCGACGATTCGATCGTGCGCGGCACCACGACCCGGGCGATGGTGCAGATGCTGCGCGAAGCGGGGGCCAAGGAGATCCACCTGCGGGTGTCGTCGCCTCCCTACAAGTGGCCGTGCTTCTACGGGATGGACACCGGCCAGCGCGGCGAGCTCATCGCGGCGAGCCTGAGCGTGGAGGAGATCCGCGACTACATCGGCGCGGACACGCTCGCCTACCTGTCGCTCGATCGGCTCATCCACGCAACGGGTGCGGTGGGGGCGGGGTTCTGCACGGCATGTCTCACCGGTGTCTACCCGGTTGCGGTCCCCGACCAGCTCACGAAGACCGTGCTCGAGCCGGCGACGCTGGCCGCCCCCGAGCCGCAGGCGGTGACCCTCGGTGCGGTCTTCGAGTCCGATGTCGGCCTTCCCGCCAGGCAGGCGGCGGGCATCGAGGAGTGA
- the purM gene encoding phosphoribosylformylglycinamidine cyclo-ligase yields MGETYESAGVSIDAGEEAVERIKDKVRSTFRAEVIGDIGGFGGLFAFDPSRYRQPVLVSSTDGVGTKALVARAAGRFDTIGVDLVAMCVDDLVCQGAEPLFFLDYIAVGRLDPDHIEQLVEGVAEGCRQAGCALIGGEMAEHPGAMEPGEFDLVGFAVGVVDRDLLVTGERIERGDVLIGLPSTNLRSNGYSLARRILFERAGRTLTDPAFDGAHHSVADELLKPSVIFAPAVRALIGAVDVRGVAHVTGGGIPGNLARVLPDNVSAVVERGAWEPPPIFAELQRLGEVSDAEMAKVFNLGIGMIVVVREQDAYRSLDVLRSFGHRASIIGQVVAGDGSVELV; encoded by the coding sequence ATGGGGGAGACCTACGAGTCCGCGGGCGTGAGCATCGACGCGGGCGAGGAGGCCGTCGAGCGCATCAAGGACAAGGTCCGCTCCACGTTCCGTGCCGAGGTGATCGGGGACATCGGTGGCTTCGGCGGGCTGTTCGCCTTCGACCCGTCCCGCTACCGCCAACCGGTCCTGGTCTCGTCCACCGATGGCGTGGGCACCAAGGCGCTGGTGGCCCGGGCCGCCGGCCGCTTCGACACCATCGGTGTCGACCTGGTCGCGATGTGCGTCGACGACCTGGTCTGCCAGGGTGCCGAGCCCCTCTTCTTCCTCGACTACATCGCGGTCGGCAGGCTCGACCCCGATCACATCGAGCAGCTCGTCGAGGGCGTGGCGGAAGGCTGCCGCCAAGCAGGGTGCGCACTCATCGGCGGTGAGATGGCCGAGCACCCCGGCGCGATGGAGCCCGGCGAGTTCGACCTCGTCGGTTTCGCCGTCGGGGTGGTCGATCGTGACCTGCTCGTCACCGGCGAGCGCATCGAGCGCGGCGACGTGCTCATCGGATTGCCGTCGACCAACCTGCGCTCCAACGGCTACTCGCTCGCTCGCCGCATCCTGTTCGAACGTGCGGGCCGAACGCTCACCGACCCCGCCTTCGACGGTGCGCACCACTCGGTCGCCGACGAGTTGTTGAAGCCTTCGGTGATCTTCGCGCCGGCGGTGCGGGCACTGATCGGGGCGGTCGATGTGCGGGGCGTGGCCCACGTCACCGGCGGCGGCATCCCGGGAAACCTGGCTCGGGTGCTCCCCGACAACGTCAGCGCCGTCGTCGAGCGGGGGGCCTGGGAGCCACCACCGATCTTCGCCGAGCTGCAGCGCCTCGGCGAGGTCAGCGATGCCGAGATGGCGAAGGTCTTCAACCTCGGCATCGGCATGATCGTCGTGGTGCGGGAGCAGGACGCGTACCGGTCACTCGATGTGCTGCGGTCGTTCGGGCACCGGGCGTCGATCATCGGCCAGGTCGTCGCCGGCGACGGCTCGGTCGAGCTCGTCTGA
- a CDS encoding ParA family protein, whose amino-acid sequence MARVIALANQKGGVAKTTSAHALGVALAEQGQRVLLADLDPQACLTFSNGIDPDSLPLSMHDVMLERTSVAEALHKVGDLHLLPSSIDLAGAEIHLLSRTGREYVLRRALSSVQHDYDVVLIDCPPSLGILTINGLTASDDVLVPLQCETLSHRGVGQLLQTIEDVRAYTNPDLRILGVIATMYDGRTKLAGRTVDEVREHYGLRVLDPPVPKSVRVAEAPALGASILTHAPSSKVAGAYRELAPQLLAAAVH is encoded by the coding sequence ATGGCACGGGTCATCGCGTTGGCGAACCAGAAGGGCGGCGTCGCCAAGACGACCTCGGCGCACGCGCTCGGCGTCGCCCTCGCCGAGCAGGGACAGCGCGTGCTGCTGGCCGATCTCGACCCTCAGGCCTGCCTCACGTTCTCCAACGGCATCGACCCGGACTCGCTCCCGCTGTCGATGCACGACGTGATGCTCGAGCGAACCTCCGTCGCCGAGGCCCTGCACAAGGTCGGTGACCTCCACCTCCTCCCGTCATCGATCGATCTCGCCGGAGCGGAGATCCACCTGCTCTCCCGCACCGGCCGGGAGTACGTGCTGCGCCGCGCGCTCTCGTCGGTGCAGCACGACTACGACGTCGTGCTGATCGACTGCCCACCCTCGCTCGGCATCCTCACCATCAACGGGCTCACGGCATCCGACGACGTGCTCGTCCCCCTGCAGTGCGAGACGCTCAGCCACCGTGGCGTCGGCCAGCTGCTCCAGACCATCGAAGACGTACGGGCCTACACCAACCCGGACCTGCGGATCCTGGGTGTGATCGCCACCATGTACGACGGGCGCACCAAGCTGGCGGGTCGCACGGTCGACGAGGTGCGCGAGCACTACGGCCTGCGGGTGCTCGATCCGCCGGTCCCCAAGTCGGTGCGCGTCGCCGAAGCCCCCGCGCTCGGCGCGTCGATCCTCACCCACGCGCCGTCCTCGAAGGTGGCCGGTGCCTACCGCGAGCTCGCTCCCCAACTCCTCGCCGCCGCGGTGCACTGA
- the pyrE gene encoding orotate phosphoribosyltransferase — MRGSAEHDALVRHLLEYSVKRGTFTLKSGRVSSWFIDSKQTICRPEGIALIADLALPLIDDDVTAIGGLTLGADPVAYGVAAIGATRGRRLRSFTIRKEAKDHGIEGRLAGPLLPGDRVVVTEDTVTRGTSLLEAARVVRELGAEPVMALAVVDRGGTCAAMAAAEGIRFEALVTAPELGFDYEGG; from the coding sequence ATGCGTGGTTCCGCCGAACATGACGCACTCGTCAGGCACCTGCTCGAGTACTCGGTCAAGCGCGGGACCTTCACGTTGAAGTCCGGTCGGGTCAGCAGCTGGTTCATCGACTCCAAGCAGACGATCTGCCGTCCAGAGGGCATCGCGTTGATCGCGGACCTGGCACTGCCGCTGATCGACGATGACGTCACCGCCATCGGAGGCTTGACCCTCGGGGCGGATCCGGTCGCCTACGGCGTCGCCGCCATCGGCGCCACCCGAGGCCGTCGGTTGCGGTCGTTCACCATCCGCAAGGAGGCCAAGGACCACGGCATCGAAGGGCGGTTGGCCGGGCCGCTGCTGCCGGGGGACCGGGTGGTCGTCACCGAGGACACGGTGACCCGCGGCACGTCGCTCCTGGAGGCCGCTCGGGTGGTCCGTGAGCTCGGCGCTGAGCCGGTTATGGCCTTGGCGGTGGTCGACCGGGGCGGCACCTGCGCGGCGATGGCCGCCGCCGAGGGGATCCGATTCGAGGCGCTGGTCACCGCACCGGAGCTGGGTTTCGACTACGAGGGCGGCTGA